Genomic window (Aquimarina sp. BL5):
AAGCCCTGATAAATAATAATTTACTCCAAAAGAAGTCATAATAATCGACCAAAAAGCAAATGTACTGGCTACATTCAATACGTATCGGTCTTACAACTGCAAAGGATGAATCCATTTTTAAAGTCACACATAAATTATTCTAAATCATGACTAATTTAAATTTTATTTTTAATATTCAATTCATTATACTGTTATCAATATTACTTTTTATACCGAACGTTTTCATCATCGAGTCCATAACAAAGTGCTGCTTTTTTTAACCCAAAAATTCTGCCATTCTTTGCTTCGTAATTTGCATATAAAGCACCATTTTTTCTAAATGCTTGTTGTATACCTTCTTCTTTTCCATTGTTCATGTTCAGCTTTTTAAAAAGTTCACCAGTTGGATACCATTTCTTTTGCGCTCCATGAGGTTTACCATTATGATAATTGAGCTGCGCAATTAGGATATGTGCTGAATCTGAAGACCATATTTTTTTTTCTCCATGTAATTTTCCTTTGTGATAATCTGCAACATTTTTAAAATGTCCATCAGGATGCCATTGGACAAACTTGTTTTGCTTTTTTCCATGCAAGATTCCGAATTTTTCCTTTAAATTATTATCTGGATAATAACTTACAGCGAACCCAGAATAAAGTTGATCGTTTAAAGTCCATACCGATGTTTTACGATCATAATGCAAAACTGATTTTACTACTATTGTTTCTGGCACGTTTAACAAGAGATCTACATGATCGTTTACCAATGATTTTTCTTTTTGTTCAGAACAACCAATGAATAGAATGCACACAAACGAAAGCTTCCAAAATATTATTTTCATTGTCGTGATTTTAATTTCAGTAATTAGTCTAGAAAGAAACCATCCAAAATCAGAAGAAAATGAGAATGGTGGTTTCTTTTCAATCATCTTATAAATTATCTACATAATACTATTAGGAGTACCTTGTAAATCCACAGCAAAAAGAGCTATTATATTCCCTAAATAAAGTTCATTAATGATATGATAATGATAAAATTCTTCACCTTCGCTGTGTTGTGTTACTCCATAATGCCCTCCTGATTCATCTAAATCCGTAGGATACGAGCCATCTATTTCTCTTCTTCCATAAATTAAAAAACCATCTGCCATGATTCCTACCAATTTTTCATCATCATGAGAAAGTGTTGTATTTTCTGGAACATCAGAAGACTCTACATGGTAGTGATAACCCGAAGGTCCGTTATGAGCTCCCGCATAATCAAACGTTTCTACAATCATTTCTTCGATTGGTCTATTGTCTCCTTCTTGATCATTAAAAATTGGTACTCCAGTTACAGAAATACCAATAGGACCTAGCCCTGTCGCCGTGCTTGTAGCGGCTATTTCTGGTGAAGCAGGAACGGTAACGGTAAGACTGCGATCACCACCAATGCGACCAGGAGTCAAACGAGTAGCCACTACAGGATCAATATATAAAGGTTCCGTCTCCTCCCAATATGGAGACGTGTGATTAGGCAAACCATTAGATTCAATAGTAATTTCATCACCGTCAAAAGAAACGGTGACAGCATCAGCATTAAATTCATCAAACGCAGCTAATGGTGTACTGACTTCTGTAGATGGATCCCCTGGATCGTTGTTCCCATCATCCTTACAAGATGAAATTAAAATAATCGCGACTAAAACGAGTAAACCTGTGAATTTTGAGTTTTTCATGTTATTAAGTTTAAATTTAGACATAAGTGTGTGCTATACTTAGACTTAACTATTTAAAAAAGGTTTAATCTAGATGTAGAATTTAATAACTCTATCAGTGTTAATGAATTTGAAATATAGAAAATAATCCGACGGATGTGTTGGAATTAAACCTCGAAACTATATCGTCTCATCGAGTATCTTTCTGAAAAACCTTTATTTTTTCTTCATCATAGATGACTAAATTTTTAGAATCATTAATGATTTTATATTCTTCAATAAAATTTTAGAAATTAGAGATTACTTTTCTTTTTTCTTACCTAATGAAATCTTGTAATCATCTATATTCCCTTTGATCTTTAGATTGAGATACTTTATTTTTTTGTTAGGATCTACCTCTACAATCTCATCCTCTTGTTCCTTATTGATAATAGTATCGTTCTTGGTCCCAAATAATTTTTTCCAAGAAGCTTTTTTTACAGTTTTCCAAGGTATACGTATATAATAATCAATATTTTGATTGTTATCATGAGTACCGGACAATTCCATATGCCCCAAAGTAGATTCGATCCTCATAGCCGGAATAGTAATCTTTCCTTTATTAATATCTAGGTTATTTTGTAAAGTGTCAAATCGGATGTTTTGGAGGTTTTTATCTCCCATATAATCGGAAAGTGCCAACATGGGATCATAATTTTTTAATCTACCGTTTAATACTTTTACATCCATTTCTAAAGTAGATTGATCCAGATCGGGTACCATATCTGGGTATACTCTAATCTTACCTTTAATTCTAGAGGTGAGTTTACCTTGTAAATTTTCTGAAACAAGATGGTCTTGCCCAAAATTTTCGAATTTGAAAAGCAATTTATCTAAATCAACATTATTCATAACCAAATCTGGCTGCATATAGATATGTTCTGGATCGCTACCATTAAAATATCCATTTAATCTAATATTCCCTCCTGCTGCATCCATATCTAAGGTATCTATATAAACGTAATGGTTGGGTGTTGTTCTTAAATCTGCTTTGATATTTTGAAGATCTATTCTATGGTATATAAAATGAGCGACATCTACCTTAAATTGCATGTCTGTAAATGGTAATTCATATATGTTAAAAGCTTCTGCATGTTTTTTTACATCTTCGGTTTTTGAAGTAACAGTCTCTGTTGGTTTTGATGGGTTCAAATCAAACTTAAAAAGTGCATCAAAGTCAATATAATTTGCCTTTAACGCGAAATAATTATCTCTTTTCTTTATCCGTTGAGCGTCTCCTAAATAATAATTTAGATCAAAATTAAAGTTGGTAGTTCCTATTTCTCCATGAAAGTCTTTTATCACAATATGATCGTCTTCATAATGGATGTTTCCTCTAAAATCATGAAAGCGAAGCGGATGTAATTTCATTTTTGTATCCAACTTGTCTAAAGCAAGATCTATGGAATGTAAAGCCGAATCTTTATAATGCATACTAGATGCTACATGCAGTGCCAAATCATCAAAGGTTTCGTGTCGGTATTCTTTTGGGACATAATTTTCTCCTTTATACGAAAAGACATCTTCTAGTCTTAATTTATTAGAAGTAAGATTAATATCTAAATCTACATCTCCATTAAGTTTGGGTTGCATCCAAAAGGAATACTCGTGTATAAGTCCATCTAAATGAAAATCACTATCATCTATATAGCCTGTAAAATCAACTATTTTTAAATCTTTATCATCTATTAGCACATCCGCATGAAAATCATGGAGTTTGTGCGGATAATGCTTTAGATCTGCATATAAACTATCGATAAAAAATTCACCTTTTGGCAAATACTTAGATTCTGTAAAATCTTTCGCAGAAGCTTTAAAAGAAAACCCTGTACTTAGACCTTTTATTTGTTCATCGAATCCGGTTTTAGTGGAGTCCTGTTTAGAAAAACGGGTTAACTCGGCGATATCTAAGATATTAGAGCTAATATCTAAATGAACATCGACAGGAATATCTGTATGATGCACAATTGCGGGTAAGTCCGAAAGAAAACCACTTACCGATAGATCAGAATTTCCCATCAATAGTTCGAACTGATTCAGGGTCGCTTGCTTGCCATTCATAACTAAATGCACATTCAAATCGTGTAATGTGGCGGGAAGCTCTTTGGTGACCAAACTCAGATCTTTTACAATCAATTCTGTAAAGTAGGCTTGATTTAATTTTTCTAATGCTTTTTCGGGCTTATCAATATCAATAATATCATGAAAATTCATTTTAAGCGAAATCTCTCCAGAGGCTTCTTGTACCTGTTCAAGTTCAAAAAACTCTGTCACAAAATCTAGATTAAAATTCGAGTTTATTTGCATATCCACTTCGGGAGATTCAAAATTCTTTACAAAAATAGAACCTTTAAATTCTCCTTTTTCCAAAGACGCAGTCATATCGGTTAGCGAAAATTCCATGGTACTCGCATCTCTATTTTTTCCATTCGTAAAATGACCATGAAAACCCATGTTATCTATCCGTTTTGCTCTTTTGGTATTTTCCAAAAAGGCTTTCCCTGCGCCAAAATTGGCTTTGATAAAAGGCCTATTTCCTTTGTTAGCTGGGCCTTGGATATTCGCATTAAAATAGATTTCGCCTGCATTTCTATATTTCTCTAATACTGGTATGATATCTGTTGGAGCAAAAGCAATCAGCATATCAAAATTGGGCTTTGTTCCTTCTATAGAAAGATCTAGATCTACATCATTCTTTGTATCTATAGAGCCTTCTAACTCAAAATCGCCATTTTCCATGACAATACCAGAAGGCTGTATGTCGAGAATGCCAGTGTATTCATTAAATACTAGGTCAGTATGGACTTCAAAATGTTTATTATGAATAAAAGTGGTATCTCCATCTTTGATTACATTTAGCTCAAAATGGGTATCTATATGCCCAGCGATGATACTATCTTTTTGGCTAAAACCTCCTGTACCCGCATACATGAATTTTTCTACGTCTGTATTCGTAGCTTCATCTAAGGTATGGATGTCTAAACTTTTGAATCGAATTTTTTTTAGATGAATATTGGTAGAAGGTGTTTCTGTTTCAGAAGTGCTGGCTAAAGAGTTTTGAATATTCGTTGTATTATTCTCGTGAATCACAATATTAAAAATGCCTTCTTCTATTACTAAAGACTGAATATCATAATCTCCTTTTATCATATCCCATAGGTTAAAACCTATGTATATATCTTTTACATCCATAATGATGGGTGCATTGTCTTCTTTGGTTTCTAGAATTTGTACATCATATACTTTTATGGAGATGTACGGAAAGTTACTAAAAAGAGATAATTCACTTTCGCCTACACGAATAAGGCCTTTGTGCTCTTCATTTAGTGTTGCGATCTCTCCTTTAATAATTTCAGATTGGTTGTTCTGAATGTATAGCATTAGGCCACCTACTACTAAAATTGGAACTAAGATTAGTCCTAATAAAATTCGTTTCCAGAATTTTTTAATCTTCACAGCAGGTTTCTTTTTGGTTAGCAAAGGTCTTTGACTTTAAAAATAACGAATTCGTATGACAAAATCTTATTTTAAAATATGATTTCGTTGTTGAGTCCATCGTATTTGTTGATTATATATTTTAACCAATGAAACACTACATTGTTTGCATCGACACTAATAACAGTTGTCGACCTCGGGCAAAGACTAGCGGTAGTTGAGTTTATAAACATTCTGTTAACTATTAAATCATCTTGTAATGGATTGATAAGAGCCTATTAACAATGCGTGATCCGAAGTATTATAATATGCTTTTTTTAATAAAATAGGTGTGTTATTTTTACTGCTCCAGATTTGATCTATTTCAAATAATGGAATACCATAAGGCCAGGTTGTGGTAAATCCATTAGCTACATCATGAAAACTATACAAATTTTGTCTAAACTGGTTAAAATAAATACTCTCATAAGGAGTATTAAAATCTCCCATAATAAAAGAACAATTATGATCTTTTGCTGATCTATAAACAATATCTAATGATGATGTTCTATTATCAAAAGGAACTGCATTAATATCTGCAATAAGTATTGACCTTTTTTGATTTTCTATATTAAAATCAACTACGTTAAATTTATAAAAACCTAGTGCATAATGATACGTTATTACATCTATTCTTCCCTTTACAATAACCAACATACCCCCTTCTAATTTTCGAATTTGATAGTTTGGAAATCTATTTCTGAATTCTTCTAAGTGTTCATTTGTAATACAATCCGCTTCGACCAATCCAACAAATTCTGGAGAGATATTCTCTATCTCTTTCATTATAATTTTAAAGGGATCTTCTCCATTTCGACCAATATTCCAAAATAATACGGTATCATATGAATCTGTAGACTTCTCAATTGATGTTGTCTTATAATAATAAACGCTCCAATAAAACACTAAACTAAAAAAAGACATTACCAATACATAAAACACCTTTTTGTTCTTAAAAAACAATATGCTCATAACTAAACTACCAATAATTAGCAGCAGTGGTGCACTTAGATAAAATAGTATGTTAATAGGATATACAATATCTTTAACTGTAAAGTGTATGAATACCTCTATACTAAAGAATATAAGTAAAAATCTTTTTGATAAATAAATAAAATGTCTTTTCAATCTTTTTCGTTTTTCTAAATGATCAAACTTGGTATAAGATTTCTTTTACAACTGATTAGTATACTCTAGAATTATTCGTTTTTGTTTTTTTAAAGTCCCTCTTAAACCTTAGAATGAGATAGAAAATTATTCTAATTTTGATATAAGACTTTTGCATTTTAACTAACGCTCGGTACAGAATAAGTTAACTAGCTTGGGCTTACATACGCTCTCCACTTTGTTATATGCTGCATTTCATTCTATTTATTTCTGAATTTAAAAAAAAGCTAAATATTCGGGAGATAATTTTTCAATGGACTTAATTTTTATACCCTTAAAAAATAATTCCGCTGCTTCACTTTGTAATTGTATTTTACCTTTAGTTAGCGGAACCGCCTCTCCTTTTTCATTAATATATCTTGAATTCTTTAAAACCATAACTACTTCCCCATTGACTATATGTAGACTTTTTCCATTTAAACAAATTAAATCTAGTGTATTCCATTCACCAGGTTCTTTCTCATAATTATTACTTCTTAAACAATAATTTCCTGCTTCCCCTTTTTCGCCGAAACTTAAAAAATCTTGACTTTCGTGTGCCATTGGATTTAAGCCAGATTCTGGTGCATATGCACGAATGTCAATAGCAGAAGTAACTTGACTCCAAAAATCACCGGTATGCGCTTCCATAATTTGAAATTCTTGTGACATCATCCATGAACGCCAATACTCTGCCCCAAACGTACCAATAGAATGATACAAAATACCAGAGTCTTTTAGGCGATTTAATCTTGGAATCCATTTTTTGTCTCCCCATTTAAACTGTAGCTGGAGATGATAATTTTCATATTCTTTTTTACTAGCTAGACAACCATAATACTCACCACTCACTTTAATAATAGTTTCGTCGTTTTCTGTCATAGTTGTGAACACATTATAGTTGGGCTTATTTAATCCAATAGGTTCTATTTCATTACCTAACTTATCAAGAGGAGGGCTGCCATTGTAATCTATTTGATGCTTGAAACTTAAGTAGGTATCCCATTCTGATAGATTTTCATCAATCAAATATGACCATTCAGAATCGTCTTCCTCAATTTTATTAGCTTGATCCGAACAGGAAAAACAGCATGTGAGAATAAAAATTACTATCATTATTTTGCTAATCCGGCTTGTGAGTTCATGTATCATTTAAGATCTGTTTTACTTTGTTTGTAACCATTGCAATCAATTTCTAAATTTAAACAAAGTATTGTATTTTTTGGGACTCCTCTCATACTTTGTGTATTTGGTACATCCTGAAATAATAACTTTATATAGAAGACCGTTTGTTAACCTATGTTATAAACAAACTTTAGTAAATAAGAAACAATATTTTAACCACTTCTTTTTCTCTTTTAAACCTATTTTTTCCTTTTTACGTTTTTTATTTTGGTTTAGTACTTTCACCAACCTTTATTTGTACTATCAATTCACATAGAAATATAAAAAAAATGAAACTACTATCTATTTACATTTGTCTGTTCTTATTCTGTATATCATGCTCTAATGATGATGATGGTCAGGTACTAACACCAAATGATCTTAATGATATTACTTCGTTCAGTATTAATGGTCAACAAGGCGCTATTGATAATAATACTATCACCCTTCAGTTAGATACAGGAACAGATATCACAGCTTTGACTCCTAATATTGAACATACTGGGTTAACTATAGTTCCAGATATTGGTGCGGTAGAAGATTTTACAGAACCTGTAGTATATACTGTCGTTGCAGAAAACGGAGATACACAAGAATTTACAATAAATGTTACTGTTCGTTTAGGAACAGCATCAGGAATAGAATTTATAACGACCTGGTCTGCTAACGAAATTACCATTCACACTAATACGGACTTTACCTATAATTATAATGTAGATTGGAATAATGATGGGGTGGTAGATGAATCTGGAATAACCGGTGATATCACTCATACTTTTGATACTGATGAAGAGCATACCATACGTATAACGGGTACTTTTCCTGCAATACGATTTATTGATGCTACAACTCTGGAGGCTAGCAAGATTATCTCAGTGGATCAATGGGGAACCGGAACATGGTTATCTATGGAAGGAGCTTTTGCAGACTGTTCTAACCTTGAAGTTCCAGCAATCGATGTTCCTGATTTGTCAAACGTGAGCAGTCTACGCTTCATGTTTATTGCTGCATCAATTGCAAATCCTGATGTTAGTAATTGGGATATTAGTAATGTAACAGATTTACTTGGTATGTTTTTTAGTGCTGGATTGGCGAACCCTGATGTTAGTGCATGGGATACTGCTAATGTAACGGATATGAGTGAGCTGTTTGCCACAGCTTCAGCAGCAAATCCTGATATAAGTAACTGGAATATTTCTAACGTTACTAAGGCTAGTCGTATACTTGATAATACAGCATTGTCAACAGAAAACTATGACAAACTACTCATTAGTTTTGCGAATCAAACGCGACAAAATGATGTTGTTTTTGGTGCATCTAGAGTCATTTTTTGTTCTGATGAAGCAGCTGCCGCAAGAGCTACATTGATTAGTGAAAGTAATTGGGATATTAGAAATGATAGTCGTGACCCCCAATGCGAGTAACCCTGCTAATTGGTACAATATTTAATTAGAAAACACGCAGATGACAGCGGTTAAGTCTACTACACTTTCTGCCATCTGCGTTTATACCATTTACAGTTTGTGAATTTACCGAAATAAAATACTCTTTTTCATAGCCATATTCCCGCTTTATTTTTATAACAAAATATAGTGCGGAAAGATATATTTTATTTGGTAAAATTCTATGGTACAAAGTATTACAAATCAATAGCAAAGTAAATGCAAGTTAAAGCTATAGTGTTAAAAAAACCGTGTACGGCAATTACGAACCACAAATCGTATTTGCGTAAGTAAAATATCAGCGCTATGAGTGATCCAACAATAAAAGTGACAAGTTGCCCTGTAATTCCTTGACCGCTATGCATAAAGCCAAAAAAACCAGTAGTTAGGACAATGCTTAGTGCAATACTGACTTTACTTTCTCCAAAGAACTTCATAAATTGTCTCATAAAATAACCTCGAAAGATGATTTCTTCTCCAAATCCTGCGGTAATCCATACTAATAGTAAAAAAGTTAAAAAATCAGGAAGATTTCCTTTCAATTGATTATAACCCGAATAATCTATTGGAACTCCTGTGAGTTTTGTAATCCCAGGAACCAATACAAAGGCATAAAAAATAAAAAGTCCCAGTGCAACTAATGGAGCAAGAACGAAAATGTTTTTGAATGTAAATTTTTCGCGTTGAAACCCAAGTTCTGAAAATGCTTTTCCTTTATATTCTATATAATTGGCTATAATGATTATGACAGAAATAATGATATTTTCTATAGTAATACGTAATGGACCAAACCATATAAAACAGATGATTGCAATGGTAAATAAAGGAATTAATAGTTGTTTTAAGTTAATTTTGTTCATCGTTTTTTGATTTTAAATTCTAAACGAAATAATGAACAAAATCTCTGAAAACCCTTTTAAATACCTATGTTTTTACTGAATGGTCATAATTTACAACTGAATAGTCGGTGTTTTTTAGTCTCTTTTATTGAAACCAATTCACAAATGCTTTTCGCTTATAACGACTGATATTGATTTCATCAATCATACTGTGTTCAATGGAAACTTTTAACCGAATGCGCAACTTACCATTTTCAATCTTTTCAATTTGATCTACGGCATCTTTGTGAATGATAATTTGTCGATTAGCTCTAAAAAATAATTGATCGTTTATTTTTTCTTCGAGTTCATTTAATGTAAAATCGGTGTTAATTGTTGTGCCATCATTTTTAACCGTATATACAATTTTGTTTTCACTGTAAAAGCACACAATATTTTCATAGATAAGCTTCGTCATTTTTGCTCCGCTGTCAATAGTAATTTCGGCACCTTTTATAGATAGCTTATATAAGTTGTATATATCTTGAACATACCATAAGCCAATGAGAATAGAACAAACTAATAAGGTAATTAGTAAACCAATTAATATATAATAGAATTCTATCTGTCCACCTGAAATTATTTCTGCAATAATAGCTGCGGGAATATATATAATTGTAATATATCCCAGCGTAGAGGCAATAAATCTTAGGGCAATAGCAATTTCTACCTTTTTAGCGAAATATTTTTTCTTATAAAATTTAAAATTAAGATGTGCTATGATTCCAACCAAAGTGGATAAAATAATCGTAAACAAAAAACCTACAATAGGGAATCTATACGATGTACCATCTAGAAAATTATCACTCGCTGCTAAATGATTGACTACTAAAGAGAATAGTATTAAGACAATTGCTTTCTGAAACCAGCGCCACGTAGCACTACTAGCAAATGAATGCCATACTGTTTTTATTGAATTATTGGTTGGTTGTGTAGTACTCATGAATTAGAAGCTCCTTTTTTTTGTCAGATTCAAAAGTAAAAAATAATTTCTCCACAGAATTTTTGTCAAGAATATTGATCGTCAATTCTTTAGTTTGGTTATTGCATATAACGTACCATGCAATCTGCTAGTAATAGTTTTTATTTTTTTTAACTATTGTACTTTTTAATAATATACTTTATGTTTTTTAAGCTACCATTTAAAGAATCAAATTCCTGTACTATTTCTGATTCATCTTCAAGTAACTTTCGAATTTGTTCATGTGCTTTTTTCTTTGAGAATAAAGAACCAATACTTGAAGATTTTATATATGAATTATTTTTTCTTATTCAATGTACAAAAATCTAGTGTTGTGGTAAAAGGAAGTGACCTTTCGATTGACTACCAAAATTTGCTTTGCTTTATTTTTTTATATCCTGTTGTGCTCCGTTTATTTTTTCCATTAACTTGTTCATTTCTGTCTTAACTAATGGTTTTAATTCATACTTATTCCCTTTTACTATAAATTCCATAGCATTATCAAAATTTTCACGCTCGAATTCAATATTAGCTAAATTCAATAGAACTATTGAAGTGTCATTTTGGGTTCTTAGTCCAATATTTAAAGCTTTAGTTAATTCAGAGAAACTATCTTCCCATTCCTTTTTTTCGGAAGCGATTATTCCTTTTGTAAAATGATAATAACTTTTTTGACCTTTACTCAACTTATCAGGGTTTTTGGTTTTGGTTATTAACTCTTCAGCCTTTTTAAAATTCCCTTTTTTTAATTGTCGAAAAGCGGTGTAAACTGTTCCATATTTAAAATATCCATAAATAAATAAAAACGCAGCCAGCAAAACCAAAATTAGATTTTGATAATCCTGTTCCGAATAGAAGAAAATAGCCATTACAATACATCCAATAACCAAAACTATTCTAATAAAGGGAGTAAACATAAATTTAAATTTAGTTTAGTTAAAATATGCTAACGTTTACTATAAAATGCATTTCAATGCTCTTTTACAAAGTGTTGGCAGCAGTTTTTTATTCATTATTACAAATTACGCACCCTTGCCAGTGTTTATAAATCTTGTGTTTTTCAAAATTTTATATTCACTCGGTAATTCTAAATTAGTTTTGTCTTCTATTAATAGTTCGATATTCTGATGCGCAAGTTTTTCAACAGGTTTATTAAACATCATAGCAATTAAGTAAAATATATAGCTATAAATTAGGACAGGAATGATCAATATAGATAATTGTAAAATCCCAATTATTTTACTTCCTTCAAAAAATTGCCAAACAAAAGATACAATAAGAATTAACCCAGAAATATAGAATAAGTAAATTGAAAAATTTGTATTTGGTAATAAATATTCATTTATAAGCAGGAAGAATGATATTCCAAAAATTAATATTGGAATCCACCATTTCTCGAGTAAATATTTTTTTAAAAGTTCTATTATTTTCAAATTTGTATGTTAAGTTCCTTAATTATTTATTTGACTCAAAAATGAGCTCTTTTTCATTCTTTCTATAATCTATATTCTAATTATGTTCTTTATTTGAATAATCTAGTTCTTAAAAAATAACTATAATTAGAAGAACTGGTATTAGCGTTAAAAATGATGTTCTCAAAAAATTCTCCCATTAGTACTAAGATAGCGAATTCATACGCCTATAGTTAATAGGTTTATTGACTATAAGAGTTCTTTAAAATCAAATTATTACAGTTTAGCAAATAGAGAAAAAGGCTCTAATAATCGTGCATAATCCTTAATATATATTATAGTAGATTTTAGCGCCTCTCTAAATTATTCTGAATATTCACAGAATCAGCAATACATTATACAGGTCTTTACTGTATATCGTTATTTTATATCATCGTTTTATAATTCATACAGAAGCTTAATTATTTCTTTATTAATAATATCGGCATTCTCTTTTTTTGTAAAAATCGTTTGATGATTTCCATCAATCAAAAATACAAGAATATATGGTACAAAGTCACAGATTTGAATGAGGCAGACAGGTTATTGGCACAGCACTTTACTTTTTGTTCATTATTCGGAGAGCTGGGGTCTTTACCGCCAACAAAAAAATCCAAGTCAACTAACTCGGATTTTTCTTTACGGTATGATCAAGTTTTCAGAAAATAAAATAACCAATTGATAACTGAAATACTCCATTTTTATTTTTATCTGAAATACCATCTATATTATTGATATCAGTAAGTCCAAGATTATATCTTGCGCTAAAATAGAGCCCGTTATCAAGTTTATAACCTAAACCAAAATTCACTCCAAAATCTGTTGTTTTAAATAGATCCTTATTCGTA
Coding sequences:
- a CDS encoding CPBP family intramembrane glutamic endopeptidase yields the protein MNKINLKQLLIPLFTIAIICFIWFGPLRITIENIIISVIIIIANYIEYKGKAFSELGFQREKFTFKNIFVLAPLVALGLFIFYAFVLVPGITKLTGVPIDYSGYNQLKGNLPDFLTFLLLVWITAGFGEEIIFRGYFMRQFMKFFGESKVSIALSIVLTTGFFGFMHSGQGITGQLVTFIVGSLIALIFYLRKYDLWFVIAVHGFFNTIALTCIYFAIDL
- a CDS encoding LytTR family DNA-binding domain-containing protein; the protein is MSTTQPTNNSIKTVWHSFASSATWRWFQKAIVLILFSLVVNHLAASDNFLDGTSYRFPIVGFLFTIILSTLVGIIAHLNFKFYKKKYFAKKVEIAIALRFIASTLGYITIIYIPAAIIAEIISGGQIEFYYILIGLLITLLVCSILIGLWYVQDIYNLYKLSIKGAEITIDSGAKMTKLIYENIVCFYSENKIVYTVKNDGTTINTDFTLNELEEKINDQLFFRANRQIIIHKDAVDQIEKIENGKLRIRLKVSIEHSMIDEINISRYKRKAFVNWFQ